A single genomic interval of uncultured Pseudodesulfovibrio sp. harbors:
- the groL gene encoding chaperonin GroEL (60 kDa chaperone family; promotes refolding of misfolded polypeptides especially under stressful conditions; forms two stacked rings of heptamers to form a barrel-shaped 14mer; ends can be capped by GroES; misfolded proteins enter the barrel where they are refolded when GroES binds), with protein MAKAIDYKAVAREGMQNGVNTLANAVKVTLGPKGRNVMLEKTWGAPQVTKDGVTVAEKIDLEDKLENMGAQMVKEVASKTNDIAGDGTTTATILAQAVFNEGVKLLAAGRNPMSIKRGIDVAVEAVVAELDKMAKPVKKSSEIAQVGAISANNDSTIGEILAEAVEKVGDNGVITVEESQGITTELDVVEGMQWDNGWLSPYFVTDHDKQEAVFENPFILLSEGKISNIKPLVPILEAVAKAERPLLIIAETVENEALAGITINAMRGALKVCAVKAPGFGDRRKDMVRDIAIMTGANVVSEDTATTLESIQPQDFGSAKKVVISKKNTLIVGGSGDKAAVDARCDEINKMVMNASSDYDREKLQERLAKLVGGVAVVKVGAATEVEMKERKDRVEDALNATRAAVDEGIVPGGGTALVRAGKVLAKLKAGGDTEQAGVEIIARAIEEPLKQIANNCGLEGTVVVEKVKALKGNNGFNAATGEYVDLVKEGVIDPKKVTRIALQNAASVSSMLLTTECAISEAPAAEED; from the coding sequence ATGGCAAAAGCAATTGATTACAAGGCAGTCGCCCGTGAGGGCATGCAGAACGGCGTGAACACTCTGGCCAACGCCGTCAAAGTCACTCTCGGCCCCAAAGGCCGCAACGTCATGCTCGAAAAGACCTGGGGCGCTCCGCAGGTCACCAAGGACGGCGTCACCGTCGCTGAAAAGATCGACCTCGAAGACAAGCTCGAAAACATGGGTGCCCAGATGGTCAAGGAAGTCGCTTCCAAGACCAACGACATCGCCGGCGACGGCACCACCACCGCCACCATTCTGGCCCAGGCCGTCTTCAACGAAGGCGTGAAACTGCTGGCCGCAGGCCGCAACCCCATGTCCATCAAGCGCGGCATTGACGTTGCCGTCGAAGCCGTCGTGGCCGAGTTGGACAAGATGGCCAAGCCCGTCAAGAAAAGCTCTGAAATCGCACAGGTCGGCGCCATTTCCGCCAACAACGACTCCACCATCGGTGAAATCCTCGCCGAAGCCGTGGAAAAGGTCGGCGACAACGGCGTCATCACCGTTGAAGAATCTCAGGGCATCACCACCGAACTGGACGTGGTTGAAGGCATGCAGTGGGACAACGGTTGGCTGTCCCCCTACTTCGTCACCGATCACGACAAGCAGGAAGCCGTATTTGAAAATCCCTTCATCCTGCTGTCCGAAGGAAAAATCTCCAACATCAAGCCGCTGGTTCCCATTCTGGAAGCCGTTGCCAAGGCTGAACGTCCGCTGCTCATCATCGCCGAGACCGTCGAGAACGAAGCACTGGCTGGCATCACCATCAACGCCATGCGCGGCGCCCTCAAGGTCTGCGCCGTCAAGGCTCCCGGCTTCGGCGACCGCCGCAAGGACATGGTCCGCGACATCGCCATCATGACCGGCGCCAACGTGGTCAGCGAAGACACTGCCACCACTCTGGAATCCATCCAGCCGCAGGACTTCGGTTCCGCCAAGAAGGTCGTCATCAGCAAGAAAAACACCCTCATCGTCGGTGGTTCCGGCGACAAGGCCGCTGTGGACGCACGCTGCGACGAAATCAACAAGATGGTCATGAACGCTTCCAGCGACTATGACCGTGAAAAGCTTCAGGAACGTCTGGCCAAGCTGGTCGGCGGCGTTGCCGTCGTCAAAGTCGGCGCAGCCACTGAAGTGGAAATGAAAGAGCGCAAGGACCGCGTCGAGGATGCCCTCAACGCCACCCGCGCAGCCGTTGACGAAGGCATCGTCCCCGGCGGCGGTACCGCTCTGGTCCGCGCAGGCAAGGTACTTGCCAAGCTCAAAGCCGGTGGAGACACCGAACAGGCCGGAGTGGAAATCATCGCCCGCGCCATTGAAGAGCCCCTCAAGCAGATCGCCAACAACTGCGGCCTCGAAGGCACCGTGGTCGTTGAAAAGGTCAAAGCCCTCAAGGGCAACAACGGTTTCAACGCCGCCACCGGCGAGTACGTCGATCTGGTCAAGGAAGGCGTCATTGATCCCAAGAAGGTCACCCGCATCGCACTGCAAAACGCTGCCAGCGTTTCCAGCATGCTGCTGACCACCGAGTGCGCCATCTCCGAAGCCCCGGCTGCGGAAGAAGACTAG
- a CDS encoding ATP-binding protein — protein MFTLLTPLIYWLLTAVWAAVLCFCIKRLSSRKIQSAFFVTVLLILTIDAGRTLFESVYFGIWRTAQIGALPTWFRDLLGRPEMVFIPKAVNLLTGAWVVYMLINKLPVETGEQLKAEDHLRELEIKTEQQRQTEKALRASEEQFRNIVDSSPMGIHLYTLKPNQDLIFTGSNPAADIILGIDHTPLIGKTIEEAFPALEFTGIPDHYREACTSGRAWQTEDIRYRNGEINGAYQVNAFRIQPGQLAVQFIDITNLKRSEEALTLTKFTVDNAAVSIFWVKPDGSFTYVNNAACELFGYSRDEMLSMQVPDLTPDAAIRTMVWEKLTSIHHMTFEITGRKKDGTIFPLEVTSHYIKFDEKEFEFAFIVDRTKRRESEKAIASLNKNLENLIIERTQALEHKAAQLEEANARLTEVDRLKSALLSTVSHELKTPLTSIIGYTKLTNRDFARDFMPLTSGNTSLTKRAGRMNTNLAVISDEAARLLGLIDNFLLLSKIKSGTAYQERQPLDTSSIIQRATGLSQSYFTAYPDVSLEVSAPPDLPPIMGNPDSMTQVLLNLLDNGAKFSGNGTVRLIADTTPANNLRITISDDGPGIPEQERDKIFEPFHQVYDEEYHISKPTGAGLGLSICKHIIDDLDGSINVNCPESGGCSFIIELPVVDTTAEKNQT, from the coding sequence ATGTTCACGCTTCTTACACCACTAATCTACTGGCTCCTCACCGCTGTTTGGGCAGCGGTGCTGTGCTTTTGCATCAAGCGCCTGTCCAGCAGGAAAATCCAAAGTGCCTTCTTTGTCACCGTCCTGTTGATCCTCACTATCGATGCAGGTCGCACGCTGTTCGAAAGCGTGTACTTCGGTATATGGAGAACGGCGCAGATAGGGGCGCTGCCGACATGGTTCAGAGACCTGCTCGGCCGCCCGGAAATGGTTTTCATTCCCAAGGCTGTCAACCTGCTTACCGGAGCATGGGTCGTTTACATGCTCATAAACAAACTCCCCGTTGAAACGGGTGAACAGCTCAAGGCAGAAGACCACCTCAGGGAATTGGAAATAAAAACCGAGCAACAGCGCCAAACCGAAAAAGCGCTCCGGGCTTCAGAGGAACAGTTTCGCAACATCGTGGACTCCTCGCCCATGGGCATCCACCTATACACGCTCAAGCCCAACCAGGACCTCATATTCACCGGCTCAAACCCGGCGGCAGACATCATTCTCGGCATTGACCACACCCCCCTTATCGGCAAAACCATAGAAGAGGCCTTCCCGGCCCTTGAATTCACAGGAATCCCTGATCACTACAGGGAAGCCTGCACTTCCGGAAGAGCTTGGCAGACCGAAGACATCCGATACCGCAACGGCGAAATCAACGGGGCGTATCAGGTCAATGCGTTCCGCATACAACCGGGACAACTCGCGGTCCAATTCATAGACATCACCAACCTCAAACGTTCGGAAGAAGCGCTGACGCTGACAAAATTCACTGTGGATAATGCCGCAGTCAGCATCTTCTGGGTCAAGCCGGACGGATCGTTCACCTATGTAAACAACGCGGCATGCGAGCTGTTCGGCTACAGCCGTGACGAGATGCTCTCCATGCAGGTTCCCGACCTTACGCCGGATGCCGCCATCCGCACGATGGTATGGGAAAAACTCACTTCCATCCATCACATGACCTTTGAAATCACAGGCCGCAAAAAGGACGGCACCATATTCCCTCTGGAGGTAACCAGCCATTACATCAAATTCGACGAGAAGGAATTCGAATTCGCGTTCATCGTGGATAGGACCAAACGCAGGGAATCCGAAAAGGCCATCGCATCCCTGAACAAGAATCTTGAGAACCTGATCATCGAACGAACTCAGGCGCTTGAGCACAAAGCGGCGCAGCTTGAAGAGGCCAACGCCCGACTGACGGAAGTGGACAGACTCAAATCCGCCCTGCTGAGCACCGTAAGCCATGAGCTGAAAACGCCACTGACCTCCATCATCGGCTACACCAAACTGACCAACCGGGATTTCGCCCGGGACTTCATGCCGCTGACCTCTGGCAACACGTCGCTGACCAAACGGGCCGGACGAATGAACACCAATCTCGCGGTCATCAGCGATGAGGCAGCCCGCCTGCTCGGCCTCATCGACAACTTCCTGCTGCTTTCGAAAATCAAATCAGGAACGGCGTATCAGGAACGGCAACCGCTCGACACCTCGTCGATCATCCAACGGGCAACGGGTCTCAGCCAGTCCTATTTCACGGCCTATCCGGACGTCTCGCTTGAAGTCAGCGCTCCCCCGGACCTGCCGCCGATCATGGGCAACCCGGACAGCATGACACAGGTGCTTCTCAATCTCCTCGACAACGGAGCAAAGTTTTCAGGCAACGGCACTGTCCGCCTGATCGCGGACACAACCCCGGCAAACAACCTTCGCATCACCATAAGCGATGACGGACCGGGCATCCCGGAACAGGAACGCGACAAGATATTCGAACCATTCCATCAGGTGTACGATGAAGAATATCACATCAGCAAACCGACTGGCGCAGGATTGGGGCTTTCCATCTGCAAGCATATCATAGATGATCTCGACGGCAGCATAAACGTCAACTGCCCCGAATCAGGAGGCTGCTCCTTCATCATCGAACTGCCTGTCGTTGATACGACTGCGGAGAAAAACCAGACATGA
- a CDS encoding methyl-accepting chemotaxis protein yields the protein MEKFRTEMLEDEKQQLKDFVQMAVGTIDSYYKRSQDVEALKQAKRDELKRVVDAVYGQLDAFYKEHPGLSRFELIEGMKSIVLPARYDGDNYLWVQNLDSVILIHPSPKLAGKDMSQFKDSKGNYMIRDMSEIAKRDGEGMSSYWWPKPGEQEAKLKISYVRLLPEAGLIIGSGAWIEDITAEMKAEALRQVAKMRLSDGNYFWINDMTPKMVMHPIKPALDGKNVGAMTDAKGKQLFRAMVEVAEADGQGYVDYFWGKPGKDGDFPKLSFVKLFKPWGWIIGIGVYIDNIDTAVAAKQVALEEAIHSMVVFVLGISLLLAVLSVVAGVLGSRSVTNTIGGEPVDIAGIAARVSGGDLTIASTNGNGVVERGILKSMKEMAGNLRVVVGDVQSATDNVAAGSEELSSSSETLSQSTVEQAASIEEVSSSLVEIVGSIRKNADNAEATSRIADSTNNDIKSGEESVERTVAAMREIADKIVFIEEIARQTNLLALNAAIEAARAGEQGKGFAVVAAEVRKLAERSATTAQEISELSASSVEVAEETGELFARLTPEIAKTAELIREVAEVCAEQNHGVSQIERAVEQLDTVVQQNAMASEEMASTSEELASQAATLQEAMRYFRVDLADGGVASRSLVQALPGPDVDLEQ from the coding sequence ATGGAGAAATTCCGTACAGAGATGCTTGAGGATGAAAAACAGCAACTCAAGGATTTCGTGCAGATGGCTGTCGGCACTATCGACAGCTATTATAAGCGGTCGCAGGATGTTGAAGCCTTGAAGCAGGCTAAGCGAGACGAACTCAAGCGTGTCGTGGATGCCGTTTATGGGCAGTTGGATGCGTTTTACAAAGAGCATCCGGGATTGAGCCGGTTTGAGTTGATTGAGGGTATGAAGAGCATCGTTCTGCCCGCCCGGTACGACGGGGACAACTATTTATGGGTGCAGAACCTTGATAGCGTTATTTTAATTCACCCTTCTCCCAAACTGGCAGGCAAGGACATGAGCCAGTTCAAGGATTCGAAGGGGAATTACATGATTCGGGACATGTCGGAGATTGCCAAGCGGGACGGCGAGGGTATGTCTTCATATTGGTGGCCGAAACCCGGAGAGCAGGAGGCCAAACTCAAGATTTCGTATGTGCGCCTGCTGCCGGAAGCCGGATTGATTATCGGTTCCGGAGCTTGGATAGAAGATATTACAGCCGAGATGAAGGCCGAAGCCTTGAGGCAGGTCGCCAAGATGCGGCTTTCCGATGGGAATTATTTCTGGATCAATGACATGACTCCGAAAATGGTCATGCACCCGATCAAGCCTGCATTGGACGGAAAGAATGTCGGCGCAATGACCGATGCCAAGGGAAAGCAATTGTTCAGGGCCATGGTGGAAGTGGCTGAGGCGGATGGTCAGGGGTATGTGGACTATTTCTGGGGCAAGCCCGGGAAGGATGGAGATTTCCCAAAGCTTTCCTTTGTGAAGCTCTTCAAGCCGTGGGGCTGGATCATCGGGATAGGGGTCTATATCGACAATATCGACACCGCGGTTGCTGCCAAGCAGGTAGCGCTTGAGGAGGCAATCCATTCCATGGTTGTCTTTGTGCTCGGAATATCGCTTTTGCTTGCCGTGCTGAGTGTTGTCGCGGGCGTTCTGGGATCACGTTCCGTTACCAATACCATCGGGGGCGAGCCTGTGGACATCGCCGGGATTGCCGCGCGCGTGTCCGGCGGCGACCTGACCATTGCCTCGACCAACGGAAATGGTGTTGTCGAGCGCGGCATATTGAAGTCCATGAAGGAAATGGCTGGCAATCTGCGTGTCGTGGTCGGGGATGTACAGTCTGCCACCGACAATGTGGCCGCTGGAAGTGAGGAGTTGTCCTCTTCCTCTGAAACGTTGTCGCAGTCCACCGTTGAGCAGGCTGCATCCATTGAGGAAGTCTCCTCATCCCTTGTGGAGATCGTCGGTTCCATTCGAAAGAATGCGGACAATGCGGAGGCAACCAGCCGAATCGCGGATTCGACCAACAACGACATCAAGTCTGGTGAGGAGTCCGTGGAACGGACGGTCGCAGCCATGCGCGAGATCGCCGACAAGATCGTCTTTATCGAAGAGATAGCGCGCCAGACCAATTTGCTCGCTCTCAACGCAGCCATTGAGGCGGCTCGTGCCGGGGAGCAGGGCAAGGGGTTTGCCGTCGTCGCGGCCGAGGTCCGGAAACTGGCAGAGCGGAGTGCGACCACGGCTCAGGAGATCAGTGAGCTTTCCGCATCAAGTGTCGAGGTTGCCGAGGAGACAGGAGAGCTGTTTGCCCGTTTGACACCTGAGATTGCCAAAACGGCAGAACTCATCAGGGAAGTCGCGGAAGTCTGTGCCGAGCAGAATCATGGTGTCAGTCAGATTGAACGTGCTGTTGAGCAGTTGGATACCGTGGTGCAGCAGAACGCCATGGCGTCAGAGGAAATGGCTTCAACTTCCGAGGAGCTCGCCAGTCAGGCCGCCACGCTTCAGGAGGCCATGCGGTACTTCCGTGTCGATCTTGCTGACGGTGGAGTGGCTTCACGGTCACTGGTGCAGGCCTTACCCGGTCCTGATGTTGATTTGGAGCAGTGA